In a genomic window of Nodosilinea sp. E11:
- the rsmD gene encoding 16S rRNA (guanine(966)-N(2))-methyltransferase RsmD yields the protein MLRIYGNRALKTLPGLETRPTSARVREALFNIWQGRIVDCRWLDLCTGSGAMGAEALCRGAAEVVGIELSPDAYKITRENWQQVAQPDQDFSLFRGDVVKQLSRLRGQPFDCIYFDPPYDSELYKPVLERVVSLNLLAESGEIAVEHRPESWVAASISGLELVRQKQYGISHLAFYQLAPQAIAVTP from the coding sequence ATGCTGCGTATTTACGGCAACCGCGCGCTCAAAACTCTGCCCGGTTTAGAGACTCGGCCCACCTCGGCGCGGGTACGCGAGGCGCTGTTCAACATTTGGCAGGGGCGCATCGTTGACTGCCGCTGGCTCGACCTATGCACGGGCAGCGGGGCCATGGGGGCCGAAGCCCTATGTCGAGGAGCCGCAGAGGTCGTGGGCATAGAACTTTCCCCCGATGCCTACAAAATTACCCGCGAAAACTGGCAGCAGGTAGCCCAGCCCGACCAGGACTTTAGCCTGTTCAGAGGCGATGTGGTCAAACAACTCTCACGATTGCGCGGGCAACCCTTCGACTGCATCTACTTCGACCCGCCCTACGACAGTGAGCTCTACAAGCCAGTGCTGGAGCGGGTGGTGAGCCTCAATCTGCTGGCCGAATCGGGCGAAATTGCCGTCGAGCACCGCCCTGAGTCCTGGGTAGCGGCTTCCATCTCTGGCCTAGAGTTGGTGCGTCAAAAGCAGTACGGCATTAGCCATTTGGCTTTTTACCAGCTGGCCCCCCAGGCGATCGCCGTTACTCCCTAG
- a CDS encoding ComEC/Rec2 family competence protein produces MGAIAGSLWAGAYCAGLLWVSILVRHLGLSPWVGVAVASVGVLVVAGLAAGLLPRRWPRGPSAALCLGAGAIAVVAALNYGLRYPTPGPLDLSHRLAQPEIAGAHQVVWGEVQALPRLTRNGRGQLWLTTSQVRLLDANHHPLGAPSLARGKLYVTLPADQIAGLFPGQRVQVQGQLYVPALPKNPNAFNFRAYLASQRCFVGLAGETVTPDRGQSPPRFALWQLRERIAQAQAQRLGTPAGPLVSAMALGRKAVNLPYEIQDAFVQAGMAHTLAASGFHVSLVLGVVLAAMGQQAIAARFANPVRAKVIAGALALGGYVLITGGQPSVMRAAVMGAAVLIGLALERSVKPLGCLLLAVTLLLLLHPDWVDDVGFRLSVMATLGLMVAVKPIAERLEWLPTTVAAIAAVPLAAYLWTIPLSLYYFNTLTTYSILLNIAATPLVLVLSLGGMVSGAIAAVWPWLGAQAAWLLWLPAHLLIALVKWEVGLPGSALATGHISLGQMLGLYGLYGLWGWGEQIWRPLRRRGMVTLLIVALALGPLLYRGATLSQVTVLAAGQDAVMVVQDRRSPLVVNSGTDKTAFYTVVPFLRQAGINQLPHAIHGDDSDRDNWHTIAEKSPIRTFYGASSALGVLPPGGRFQPLTPGQSQPVGRQQVHYLQEGARGLHLSLLHRDHWLLLPRLTPAQQEPWVQAQPGLPNDVLWWHGEELTTEVLDAIAPTVAIASGQRIHPATEALLKQRGIEVFCTERDGAVTWTPGQGYRAHLRGRQSSLAFLE; encoded by the coding sequence ATGGGTGCGATCGCGGGCTCGTTATGGGCGGGTGCCTACTGCGCTGGGCTGCTTTGGGTCAGTATTTTGGTTCGTCATCTGGGGCTGAGCCCTTGGGTGGGGGTGGCTGTCGCTAGTGTCGGAGTGCTGGTGGTGGCAGGGTTGGCCGCTGGGCTGCTGCCCCGACGGTGGCCCAGGGGACCGAGCGCGGCGCTTTGTCTGGGGGCCGGGGCGATCGCCGTCGTTGCTGCCCTCAACTATGGCCTGCGCTACCCCACCCCTGGCCCCCTCGACCTCAGCCATCGACTGGCCCAGCCCGAGATCGCGGGGGCGCACCAGGTGGTCTGGGGCGAGGTGCAAGCACTACCTCGCCTCACCCGCAATGGCCGAGGCCAACTGTGGCTCACTACCAGCCAAGTGCGTCTGCTCGATGCCAATCACCATCCGCTGGGTGCGCCCAGCCTGGCGCGGGGCAAACTCTATGTCACCCTGCCTGCCGACCAGATTGCCGGTCTGTTTCCGGGGCAGCGGGTGCAGGTGCAGGGCCAACTCTATGTCCCAGCGCTGCCCAAAAACCCCAACGCTTTCAACTTTCGGGCTTATCTGGCCAGCCAGCGCTGTTTTGTCGGACTTGCCGGTGAAACAGTCACTCCAGACCGAGGGCAGTCTCCGCCACGGTTTGCCCTGTGGCAGCTGAGAGAACGCATTGCCCAGGCCCAGGCTCAGCGCTTGGGCACCCCGGCAGGGCCGCTGGTGAGCGCTATGGCCCTGGGCCGTAAAGCGGTCAACCTACCCTACGAGATTCAGGATGCCTTTGTGCAGGCGGGGATGGCCCATACTCTGGCAGCCAGTGGGTTTCATGTGTCGCTGGTGTTGGGGGTGGTGCTGGCGGCGATGGGGCAGCAGGCGATCGCCGCCCGATTCGCCAACCCGGTGAGAGCCAAGGTGATCGCTGGAGCGCTGGCCCTGGGGGGGTATGTGCTGATCACCGGAGGGCAGCCCAGTGTGATGCGGGCCGCCGTCATGGGGGCGGCGGTGCTGATCGGGCTAGCCCTAGAGCGCAGTGTCAAACCCCTGGGTTGTCTACTGTTGGCGGTGACCCTGCTGCTGCTGTTGCACCCCGACTGGGTTGACGACGTGGGCTTTCGCCTCAGCGTGATGGCCACCCTGGGGCTGATGGTGGCGGTAAAGCCGATTGCCGAACGGCTAGAGTGGCTGCCGACCACGGTGGCGGCGATCGCCGCAGTGCCCTTGGCCGCCTACCTGTGGACCATTCCTTTGTCGCTTTACTATTTCAATACCCTCACCACCTACAGCATTCTGCTCAACATCGCGGCCACCCCGCTGGTGCTGGTGCTCAGCCTGGGGGGCATGGTCAGCGGGGCGATCGCGGCGGTCTGGCCCTGGCTGGGGGCTCAGGCGGCATGGCTTCTCTGGCTGCCTGCCCACCTGCTGATTGCCCTGGTGAAATGGGAAGTTGGCCTGCCCGGCAGCGCCCTGGCCACGGGGCATATTTCCCTGGGGCAGATGCTGGGCCTCTACGGTCTCTACGGTTTGTGGGGCTGGGGCGAGCAGATCTGGCGACCGTTGCGGCGGCGCGGCATGGTGACGCTGCTGATCGTGGCTCTCGCCCTGGGGCCGTTGCTGTATCGCGGGGCCACGCTGTCGCAGGTTACCGTGCTGGCTGCTGGGCAAGATGCGGTGATGGTGGTGCAAGATCGCCGATCGCCCCTGGTCGTCAACAGCGGTACCGACAAAACTGCGTTCTATACCGTGGTGCCCTTTTTGCGTCAGGCGGGCATCAACCAACTCCCCCACGCCATCCACGGCGACGACAGCGATCGCGACAACTGGCACACCATTGCTGAGAAATCGCCAATTCGCACGTTCTATGGGGCCAGTTCGGCTTTGGGGGTACTGCCTCCCGGTGGCCGGTTTCAACCGCTGACGCCGGGCCAAAGCCAGCCGGTGGGTCGGCAACAGGTGCACTATTTGCAGGAGGGGGCTCGGGGGCTGCACCTGAGCCTGCTGCATCGTGACCACTGGCTGCTGTTACCGAGGCTGACGCCCGCGCAGCAAGAACCCTGGGTGCAGGCTCAGCCGGGGTTGCCCAATGATGTGCTGTGGTGGCACGGCGAAGAACTGACGACAGAGGTCCTAGATGCGATCGCGCCTACAGTAGCGATCGCATCAGGGCAGCGCATTCATCCTGCCACCGAGGCCCTGCTCAAGCAGCGCGGCATTGAGGTTTTTTGCACCGAACGCGATGGAGCCGTGACCTGGACCCCTGGGCAGGGGTATCGGGCTCATCTGAGGGGCCGACAGTCATCCCTTGCGTTCCTCGAATAG
- a CDS encoding SPOR domain-containing protein, with amino-acid sequence MTQLPSGLSTRPESFAPSGESSLRLQRAIESLNLNLDDELYRYRQSRSGQNPLPVTPARLQLRTPRKPIDLISIKPAAAAAATTATAAPPPPPNARRQELTGQAALPNHQTYPPAAINQVRLSHGGTLTTYRSAPEDYLESTEALLGSLPKGAKVPADPAYAPTLVERLSTPLGVGALLLLLVGSASFGYLVTSPQSVRHLTDNPIVRRLKGDPLPAEGDIEGAIALEDGGAQASSGFRPQGPDLSEKEFMSLDLNNISTLPSTNAARAGQGRVVPAQVPAGDGQSPALTGDRPDDATPPPSRPGVPTAAGNSSSAVLRAEIVAAPNPAVRPAPTPSSATRPAPNPSSATPTPAPAATRAPAPTPASPMAAPPALQMAPPAANAQPPQPLALDRAPAPPRPIAPPAAVAPPAPITQAPPQAAPSYYVVTDYNGAQSLESARSAVGDAYVRNFSSGTRIQMGAFSQQSAAQNLVNQLQGQGIPAQVISP; translated from the coding sequence ATGACGCAATTGCCCTCTGGTCTATCCACCAGGCCTGAGAGTTTTGCCCCCTCAGGTGAGTCCAGCCTACGCCTGCAACGGGCGATAGAAAGTCTCAACCTCAACCTGGATGACGAGCTCTACCGCTATCGTCAAAGTCGCTCTGGTCAAAACCCGCTGCCGGTCACGCCGGCGCGGCTACAGCTGCGCACCCCCCGCAAACCCATCGATTTAATCTCCATTAAGCCCGCTGCTGCCGCCGCCGCCACCACCGCGACCGCTGCGCCGCCACCACCGCCCAACGCCCGGCGGCAAGAGCTGACCGGTCAAGCGGCGTTGCCCAACCATCAGACCTACCCGCCTGCCGCCATTAACCAGGTGCGCCTCAGCCATGGCGGCACCCTCACCACCTACCGCTCCGCCCCAGAAGACTATTTAGAAAGCACCGAGGCCTTACTGGGCAGTCTGCCCAAGGGAGCGAAAGTCCCCGCCGATCCAGCTTATGCACCAACTTTGGTTGAGCGCCTCTCTACCCCCCTGGGGGTAGGGGCGCTGCTGCTGTTGCTGGTCGGTAGCGCCAGCTTTGGCTATTTGGTCACCTCGCCGCAGTCTGTGCGCCACCTCACCGACAACCCCATTGTCCGGCGCTTGAAGGGTGATCCCCTCCCTGCCGAAGGCGATATTGAAGGGGCCATCGCCCTAGAGGACGGGGGTGCCCAGGCCAGTTCTGGGTTTAGGCCCCAGGGGCCAGACCTGTCCGAAAAAGAGTTCATGTCCTTAGACTTGAACAACATCAGCACCTTGCCCTCAACCAATGCTGCCAGGGCGGGCCAGGGTCGGGTCGTACCGGCTCAGGTTCCAGCCGGTGACGGGCAAAGCCCTGCCCTGACGGGCGATCGCCCCGACGACGCCACTCCTCCCCCAAGCCGGCCCGGCGTGCCAACGGCGGCAGGCAACAGCAGCTCCGCCGTTCTCAGGGCCGAGATAGTCGCCGCCCCTAACCCAGCCGTGCGGCCCGCGCCCACCCCTAGCTCGGCAACCCGGCCCGCACCCAACCCCAGCTCAGCTACACCCACCCCAGCTCCGGCAGCCACCCGCGCCCCAGCGCCTACCCCAGCGTCCCCGATGGCAGCTCCCCCGGCGTTGCAAATGGCTCCGCCCGCCGCCAACGCTCAGCCGCCCCAGCCCCTGGCCCTCGATCGCGCCCCCGCTCCGCCCCGCCCCATCGCTCCCCCCGCCGCCGTTGCTCCCCCGGCCCCTATCACCCAGGCCCCGCCCCAGGCAGCCCCCAGCTACTACGTAGTGACTGACTACAATGGGGCTCAGTCGCTAGAGTCGGCTCGCAGTGCCGTGGGCGACGCCTACGTGCGCAATTTTTCGAGCGGCACCCGCATCCAAATGGGCGCATTTTCCCAGCAGTCAGCCGCTCAAAACCTGGTCAACCAGCTCCAGGGACAGGGAATTCCGGCACAGGTGATTTCGCCCTAG